The Fusarium graminearum PH-1 chromosome 2, whole genome shotgun sequence genome includes a region encoding these proteins:
- a CDS encoding translation machinery-associated protein 20 — MFKKEIQPAPKQKLKSSVQRTLRKDLLDTYPLLNNYIDEIMPKKATLSSMKLTDRNTLYVLDSTPIFFQQDLTGILIPHLRLVHRFPQAFPSIRIDRGAIRFVLSGATLMAPGLTSAGGRLPADGAPEGVPEDKMDQKMDDDFRWSRELVKGEPVVVIAEGKDEACAVGTLSAGTKEVKAKGKGPVIEDAHYLGDGLWMMPTE, encoded by the coding sequence caagcagaagctcaagtCTTCTGTCCAGCGAACCCTTCGCAAGGATCTACTCGACACATACCCtctcctcaacaactacATCGACGAGATCATGCCCAAAAAGGCCACTCTTTCAAGCATGAAGCTTACCGACCGCAACACCCTCTACGTTCTCGACTCGAcacccatcttcttccagcagGACCTTACAGGAATCCTCATTCCCCACCTCCGACTCGTCCATCGCTTCCCCCAAGCCTTTCCTAGCATTCGCATAGACCGTGGTGCTATCCGCTTCGTCCTCTCTGGCGCCACCCTCATGGCTCCTGGACTTACCTCCGCTGGTGGCAGATTGCCTGCCGACGGCGCGCCCGAGGGTGTACcagaggacaagatggaccaGAAGATGGACGACGATTTCCGATGGAGCAGAGAGTTGGTCAAGGGCGAGCCTGTCGTTGTCATAGCcgagggcaaggatgagGCGTGTGCTGTGGGAACACTTTCTGCGGGAAccaaggaggtcaaggccaagggcaagggaCCCGTGATCGAGGACGCGCATTACTTGGGTGATGGACTGTGGATGATGCCTACCGAGTAG